The genomic DNA AGGTGATCGCGATGACCGGTAGCGCGAGCTTGACCAGGGTGTCCCAGACGTTGGTGACCAGCGCCCACCGCGCGAACGCCACCGGCCCGAAGCCCCACGAGCGGGCCATCGAGTAGTTCGCGACCGTGCCCGCGGCGCCGCCCAGTGGCAGCAGGTTCGAGACGAAGCTGCCGGTGATGTTGAGCAGGAACGACCGGCGGTGCGACAGCCCGGGCATCGCGGCCGACAGTGCCAGCGTGTGCACGGCGAGCCCGAGCAGCCAGAGCGCGGCGAGCAGGCCGAGCTGCCACGGCTGCACCGCCGTGACGGTCTCGCCGATCTGCGACCACGAGGCGCCCACCGCCCGCGGCAGCGCCCACACGATGAGCACGCCGGTCAGGCCGACGCCGAGCAGTGCCTTGAGCGCGACCGACCAGCGCGAGCGGCGGCGTACCTGCTCCTCGGATCGGGCCGCAGCCAGCCGAGTGCGCATGTCGCGCGGGTTCGCGGGCTCCCCAACCCGCGCGACATGCGCACTCGGCGAGGAGGTCGGCGCGGTGGCGGGGCGGGTGAGCACGGGACTGGCCATGGCAGCGATGGTGCGGGCGACCGGCGTACGCCGTCGTCACCCAGCCGGACGAACCTCGTCGCGGCACGTCACCCCTGAGTACTAGTCCGTTGCCAGACCGACTAGGAACTGGCACTATCCAACTAGGAAGTTCCGGTATCCAGTCCAAGGGGAACCTGATGTCTGATGAGTCCCGGATCCTCGCGGGGATCCTGCTGCTGTCCCTGGTCACCGTCGAGACGGGCGGGCTCTACCTGCTCAAGATCGTGCGCGGCAAGGCGCCGGTGACACCGTTCCAGGAGAAGTTCGCGCGGGCCGGTCACGCGCACGCGGCCGTGCTGCTGCTCCTGGCCCTGATCTGCCAGCCGTACGTCGACGCCACCGACCAGAGCGGCGCGCTCGAGTGGTTCTCCCGCTCGGGCGTGGCGGTGGCGGCCCTGCTGATGCCCGGCGGGTTTTTCTTCTCGTCGATGGGCGCAGGGCGGGAGAAGCCCAACGGGTTGATCGCGATGGTGTTCGCCGGGGCGGCTCTGCTCGCGGTGAGCCTGATCAGCCTCGGCGTCGGCCTGCTGACGGCGTAAGCGCCACTCTCAAGGCGAACTGTGACTTCACGAGTGCGCATAGCAGCCCTTGGAGTCACATTTCGCCCGGTGGAGTGGGCGTTGGGGGCCGAGCCGGAGCCGGAGCGGGCGCAGGTCAGGCGGCGTCGGGGGCGGCGAGGGCGTACGCCGGTGCCTGGGTCGGGCGTACGGGCGTGGCCGGGTGCTCGGACCCGGTCAGGTCGGCCCGCCGGGTCCGTGCGGCGTCGGCGAGGTAGCGGCCGCGGACCATCCACCACACCAGGGCCGTCCCGCCCACGGGGATCTCCAGGGCGAAGGTGAAGCCGCGGTAGAGCAGGATGCCGGCAGCGGCCTCGGCCGGGTTCATGCCGAGCGCGACGAGAACGCCCGCCATGCCGACCTCGACGACCCCGGCGGCGCCGGGCGTGATGGGCGCGAGGCTGAGGACCTGCTGCACGGCGTACGCCCCGAACACCACGGCCGGGTTGACGTCGGCGCCGACGGCGGCGAGGCAGCCTCCGAGCAGCGCGGTCTGCAGGGCGACGTAGAGCGTCTTGCTGACGGTCAGGCGGATCCAGGCGGACGAGACCAGGGAGGCCGTGTCGTAGCGGATCTCACCGCCGCGGCGAGCCCACGCGGCCGGGTCGACGTCGCGACGGAACCGGCCGACCACGCGACCGAGGCGGTGGCCGGTGCTGTGGGCGATGCGGTCGCTGCGCAGCAGCGCGGTCGCGCCGACGACGACCCCGACGAGCAGGGCCATGCTCCACAGCGCGATCCACGACAGGGAACCCGGGCCGCTCGCCGTCACGCCGAGCCACGACACGGCGATCACGGGCAGGCCGAGCTTGAACAGCGTGTCCCACAGGTTGGTGACCATCGCGTAGCGCGCGAAGTCGAAGCTAGTGAACCCCCAGCGCCGGATCATGGCGAAGTTGACGGCCGTCCCCGCCGCGCCGCCGAGGGGCAGCGTGTTGGCGACCGCGGCGCCGGTCTGGCTGACGAGCAGCGACTGGCGGTGACGCAGGCCGGGCATGGCCGCGGCGAGCATGATCGTGTGCGATGCGATGCCGAGCGCCCACAGCGCGGCGAGCGCGACGAGCTGCCAGCTCGAGATGCCGGCGAGCATCGAGCCGATCTGCGGCCAGGACACCCCGACCGTGCGCGGCAGCCCCCAGATCAGGGCACCGGCGGTCAGGCCGAGGCCCACCACGGCCTTGACGGTGGCGAGGACGCGGCAGCGGAGCACGCTCTGGCCGGAGGGACAGGCGTGCGCGGTCGGCTCGGGGGAGGAGCTGATCGGCATGACCTGCACCGTGCCATGACTTCCCGTGCACACTCGACGCACGGCGCGTGAACGCCGGGCGACATCACTGCCCGGCGCGCGACTTGGTGGTACGCACGGGGTCGGCCGAGCGGCGTACGCCACGGGATGCCGCGCTCGGCGGAAACTTATGACCGCGATCACACCCGCGCGACAACGGGCAGGAAACTGCCAGCCTGTTCACACCCTCAGTGCGTCCACATCGTGGACTTCCGTCTCAGACCGTGATGGTGAGCCCCTCGTCGGCCAGCAGCACGTCGCCTCCGAACTCCGCAGCAGCGTCCTGCCGGCTGCGCTCGCGGTGGTTGCCCGGCCAGAAGTGGGTCAGCACCAGCCGCCGGGCTCCGGCC from Luteipulveratus halotolerans includes the following:
- a CDS encoding lysylphosphatidylglycerol synthase transmembrane domain-containing protein, coding for MPISSSPEPTAHACPSGQSVLRCRVLATVKAVVGLGLTAGALIWGLPRTVGVSWPQIGSMLAGISSWQLVALAALWALGIASHTIMLAAAMPGLRHRQSLLVSQTGAAVANTLPLGGAAGTAVNFAMIRRWGFTSFDFARYAMVTNLWDTLFKLGLPVIAVSWLGVTASGPGSLSWIALWSMALLVGVVVGATALLRSDRIAHSTGHRLGRVVGRFRRDVDPAAWARRGGEIRYDTASLVSSAWIRLTVSKTLYVALQTALLGGCLAAVGADVNPAVVFGAYAVQQVLSLAPITPGAAGVVEVGMAGVLVALGMNPAEAAAGILLYRGFTFALEIPVGGTALVWWMVRGRYLADAARTRRADLTGSEHPATPVRPTQAPAYALAAPDAA